The Streptomyces sp. ALI-76-A nucleotide sequence CATCGCCCGCGCCGACGAGCTCTGGAAGCAGCGCTGGGGAAACGTGCCGTCCATGGCCGCGATCACCTCGATCATGCGCGCGCAGCAGATCCTGCTCGCCGAGGTCGACGCCGTGGTCAAGCCGTACGGACTGACGTTCGCGCGCTACGAGGCGCTGGTGCTGCTCACCTTCTCCAAGGCCGGTGAACTGCCGATGTCGAAGATCGGCGAGCGGCTCATGGTGCACCCCACGTCGGTGACCAACACCGTCGACCGCCTGGTGAAGTCGGGCCTGGTGGCCAGGCGCCCCAACCCCAACGACGGCCGCGGCACCCTCGCCACCATCACCGAAAAGGGCCGCGAGGTCGTCGACGCGGCCACCCGCGACCTGATGGCGATGGACTTCGGCCTCGGCGTGTACGACGCGGAGGAGTGCGCGGAGATCTTCGCGATGCTCAGACCCCTGCGCGTCTCGGCACACGACTTCGACGAGGACTGACCCGGGGCACGGGCTCCCCGGGCGCGTGGTTACGCTCGTACGCATGAAAAAGTCCGTGCTGACGCGCTACCGGGTGATGGCCTACGTCACCGGTGTGCTGCTGGTCCTGCTGACCCTGGGCGTGATCGCCAAGTACCTGCTCGACATGGACGGGGCGGACGGCTTCACCCGCGTCGTGGGCATCGCGCACGGCTGGCTGTACATCCTGTACCTCGTCTTCGCCTTCGATCTGGGCTCGAAGGCGAAGTGGCCGGTCGCCAAGCAGATCTGGGTGCTGCTGGCCGGGACGGTTCCCACGGCCGCCTTCTTCGTGGAGCGGAAGATCAGCCGCGAGGTGGAGCCGCTGATCACCGAGGGCGCTCCGGTGGCCGCCAAGGCGTAACCTCACCGCCGCACGGACACACGTGCGGCGGTCGGCCATCGACATTTACTAGGACGTCCAAGTAAATTTGTGGCATGGACGCTGACGCCATCGAAGAGGGCCGCCGACGCTGGCAGGCCCGGTACGACGCCTCGCGCACGCGGGAGGCCGACTTCACCACGCTCTCCGGGGACGCGGTGGAGCCGGTGTACGGACCACGGCCGGGGGACAGGTACGACGGCTTCGAGCGGATCGGGTGGCCGGGGGAGTACCCCTTCACGCGTGGCCTGTACCCGACCGGCTACCGCGGGCGTACCTGGACCATCCGGCAGTTCGCCGGGTTCGGCAACGCCGAGCAGACCAACGAGCGCTACAAGAAGATCCTGGCCAACGGCGGTGGCGGGCTGTCCGTGGCCTTCGACATGCCGACACTGATGGGGCGCGACTCCGACGACCCGCGGTCGCTGGGCGAGGTCGGGCACTGCGGTGTCGCCATCGACTCCGCCGCCGACATGGAGGTCCTGTTCCAGGACATCCCGCTGGGCGACGTCACCACCTCGATGACCATCAGCGGGCCCGCCGTGCCCGTCTTCTGCATGTACCTCGTCGCCGCCGAGCGGCAGGGCGTCGACCCGGGCGTCCTCAACGGCACCCTCCAGACCGACATCTTCAAGGAGTACATCGCCCAGAAGGAGTGGCTCTTCCAGCCCGAGCCGCACCTGCGCCTGATCGGCGACCTGATGGAGTACTGCGCGGCCGGCATCCCCGCCTACAAGCCGCTGTCGGTCTCCGGCTACCACATCCGCGAGGCCGGTTCGACGGCCGCGCAGGAGCTGGCGTACACCCTCGCGGACGGGTTCGGGTACGTGGAGCTGGGGCTCAGCCGCGGCATGGACGTGGACGTCTTCGCGCCCGGACTGTCCTTCTTCTTCGACGCGCACGTCGACTTCTTCGAGGAGATCGCCAAGTTCCGCGCGGCCCGCAGGATCTGGGCACGGTGGATGCGGGACGTGTACGGGGCGAAGAGCGACAAGGCGCAGTGGCTGCGCTTCCACACCCAGACCGCCGGGGTCTCGCTGACCGCGCAGCAGCCGTACAACAACGTCGTACGGACAGCGGTGGAGGCGCTCGCGGCGGTGCTCGGCGGCACCAACTCGCTGCACACCAACGCCCTGGACGAGACGCTCGCGCTGCCCTCCGAGCAGGCCGCGGAGATCGCGCTGCGCACGCAGCAGGTGCTGATGGAGGAGACCGGCGTCGCCAACGTGGCCGACCCGCTGGGCGGTTCCTGGTACGTCGAGCAGCTGACCGACCGGATCGAGGCGGACGCGGAGAAGATCTTCGAGCGGATCAGGGAACGGGGCCTCCGGGCGCACCCGGACGGGCGGCACCCCATCGGGCCGGTCACCTCCGGGATCCTGCGCGGGATCGAGGACGGCTGGTTCACCGGTGAGATCGCCGAGTCCGCGTTCCGCTACCAGCAGGCCCTGGAGAAGGGTGAGAAGCGGGTCGTCGGCGTCAACGTCCACACCGGCTCGGTGACCGGCGACCTGGAGATCCTGCGGGTCAGCCACGAGGTGGAGCGGGACCAGGTGCGGGCGCTGGGCGCGCGCAGGTCCGCGCGGGACGACTCCGCCGTACGGTCCGCCCTGGACGCGATGCTCGCGGCCGCGCGCACCGGCGGCAACATGATCGAGCCGATGCTGGAGGCGGTACGGGCCGAGGCGACGCTGGGCGAGATCTGCGGGGTGCTGCGGGACGAGTGGGGGGTGTACACGGAACCGGCGGGGTTCTGACCGGCTAGTCCGTTCCCGTTCCCGTTCCCGTTCCTGCTGTCCCTTCCGCTCCCGCACCCGAGAGGCCCAGCAGCAGCACCCTGGTGAAGCCGCGGACCCACTCCTCGTCCGCCGGTTCCGCGCTCACCAGGGTGCGGTGGACCACCGCGCCGGCGACCACGTCGAAGATGAGGTCCACCGTGCGGGCCGCTTCCCGCGGGTCGGACGCCGGCGGCAGTTCGCCGCGTCGCTGGGCCCGGCGGCGGCCCTCCAGGACCAGGCGTTTCTGGCGGTCCACGATGGAGGCGCGGATGCGTTCGCGCAGGGCGTCGTCGCGGGTCGACTCCGCGACCACCGCCATCAGGCCGCTCTTCGCCTCCGGGCGGGCCAGGATCGCCGCGAACTGGAGGACCACGCCCTCTATGTCGGCGGCGAGGGTGCCGCAGTCGGGGAGTTCCAGCTCGTCGAAGAGTTCCGCCACCGCGTCGACGACCAGCTCGTTCTTGCCGGCCCAGCGCCGGTACAGCGTCGTCTTCGCCACCCCGGCGCGCGTCGCCACGTCCCCGAGCGTGAGCTTCGACCAGCCCAGCTCCACCAGCGCCGCCCGGGTGGCCGCGAGGATCGCGGTGTCCGCGGTGGGGCTGCGGGGGCGTCCGGCGGCGCGCGGGACGGAGGTGCGGCTCTGCATCCCCTGACCATAAACCGACGGTTGGGACGCGTCCGTGAGGGAGATCACCGGGGGTGGGTGGCCCGGAGGGACCCGGCGCCATTACGCTACGACCCGTAGCGAAACCACTGGTGCGGGGTGGGGACCCGGCGCGGAGGAGCACGTGGCACGACCGGCTTTCACAGCGCTTTTCACACGCGGGCGCGAACGGGGGAGGATAGACGCATGCAGCCACGGAACATGTCCATGAGCGGAGTCGTCGACCTCGCCGCGGTGAAGGCGGCCCAGGAGGCCAAGGCGAAGGCGGAGCAGGCGCGCGCCGAAGCGGCCCGACAGGGCGGCGGGCCGGGAGGGATCTCCCCGGCCGATCTCGTCATCGACGTCGATGAGGCGGGGTTCGAGCAGGACGTCCTGCAGCGCTCCGCCGAGGTGCCCGTCGTCATCGACTTCTGGGCGGAGTGGTGTCAGCCCTGCAAGCAGCTGAGCCCCGTCCTGGAGCGGCTCGCCGTCGAGTACAACGGGCGCTTCCTCCTCGCCAAGATCGATGTCGACGCCAACCAGATGTTGATGCAGCAGTTCGGGGTCCAGGGGATCCCGGCCGTCTTCGCGGTGGTCGCGGGACAGGCCCTGCCGCTCTTCCAGGGCGCCGCCGGTGAGGCGCAGATCCGGCAGACCCTGGACCAGCTGGTGCAGGTCGCCGAGCAGCGCTTCGGCCTGACCGGCCTGGTGGTCGACCCGGACGCCGAGCCGGGCGCGGTCGCCGAGACCGCTCCCGCGCCGACGCCGGCCGGACCGTACGACGCGCTCCTCGAAGCCGCCGTACACGCCCTGGACGCGGGCGACTTCGGCGGTGCCGTCCAGGCCTACAAGAACGTCTTGGCCGACGACCCGGGCAACACGGAGGCCCGACTGGGTCTGGCCCAGGCCGAGTTGCTCCAGCGGGTGCAGGGACTGGACGCGCAGCAGGTGCGCAAGGAGGCGGCCGAGAAGCCCGGCGACCCCGAGGCGCAGATCGCCGCCGCCGACCTGGATCTGGTGGGCGGTCACGTGGAGGACGCCTTCGGCCGGCTCATCGACACCGTGCGCCGCACGGCGGGTGACGACCGGGAGGCCGTGCGGGTGCGGCTGCTGGAGCTGTTCGACGTCGTCGGCGCCGACGATCCCCGGGTGGCGGCGGCGCGCAGGGCGCTGGCGCGCGCCCTGTTCTGACCGGCGCGGCGGTCCGGTTTCTGACCAGTCGCTAAACCTCCTGCCATGTGATGCCCGAGTGAAGATTGGCCCACAGGGGCCGGTGCGGCCGCGCTTTGCCAAATCTTGGCAATCGCGGCCGCTGTTACTTGCAGTAAGTCAGAGGCGTTGATCTGTCGCTTTCTGTCCAATGATCAACAGCTTTGTCACGCCCCTGTCTGACACCGAGCGTCGCCGACCGAGACCAGCGGGTCGTTGTTCGGTTATCCGGCCGTTACTAGCGAGTAACGAACCCCCTTGTGTCGACGGCGAGAATGCACCACGATCGGCGACGCTCGGTCCAATCCCGTACCCCGACAGCCGGTTGGGTCGACGGGAACCCAGGGTCCCCACCGAGCAGAGCCGGCGGCAGTGGCGCCGGCTCTTGGGCAGGGGGGTCTTCGCCGCTCGGCGAAGCCTGTCCAGCAGGGTTGTGCGTGATGCGTGTCAGGCGCGACCAGTGGTTGTCGCTCGGGGGTGATCGCCGGTGATTCGGGTGCGGTTCGCGCCACCGAGTACAGGCGCTCCCCTTCCCGAGGACGTAGCACTTCTCCCATCCCTGCCCGGCTGAGCCGTCGACCCGACAGGGGAAGCCAGGGCCAGGAGATGTACGTCCGAGAAGGAGGAAATATGGAGTCCCAGGTGCGTGGCGGGACCAGATGGAAGCGGTTCGCTGTGGTCATGGTGCCCAGCGTTGCCGCCACGGCATGTATAGGTATCGCTCTCGCGCAGGGCGCCCTCGCCGCGTCGTTCAGCGTGTCGGGGCAGTCGTTCAAGGTGACGGCCGACCGGATCGAGGGCACGGGCTTCTCGCAGTACGGAGCCATCGACTCGGGGTACACCCTCGACGGCAAGAAGACGGCTCACCCCGTCGCGGTCTCGGCCTTCGAGAAGGCCTCGATCACGAACATGTGCCAGTCGGTCGTCACCCCGAACATCCCGCTGCTCGGGTCGGTCAGCCTCACGCTGAGCGCGGGCGGCAAGGGCACGCCGGTCCAGGCGGACAACCTCTACATCGACGTCGAGGAACTCGAGGCGAACGCCACCTTCGAGAACATCGACATCGGTGTGGCCGGCAAGGACCTCAGCAAGGGTCCGGGCATCAAGAGCGGTGACACCGCCAACCCGTTCGGGTTCGGCCAGCAGGCCACCAGGGCCACGCTGACCGACGTGAAGCAGACGGCGTGGGCGACCACCGCCGGCACCTTCAAGCTCAGCGGTCTGAAGATGTCGCTGTCGAAGGGCGTCAAGGAGTGCTACTGAGCACTCACTGACGGGCGGGGGAGCCGGTGGCCTCCCCGCCCGTCCACTCTGCGAACCGCAGAACCACTCACCACAGCAAAGCCGTTCCAGGGAGCTGTTTTTCCATGAGCGCCGAGACTCCTGCCGCGCCCGGTCGCGATGAGCACTATCTCCGGGTCTTCCAGCGGAACTTCCGCGCCTGGCGGGGCACTCGGCCGTTCTGGGCCGGGCTGTTCGTCCTGCTCGCCGGACTCCCCATCGCCTACTTCCCGTACGCGAACCTTCAGATCGGTCACCTGACGCTGACCATGGCCACCACGGCCGGCGCGGGTTCCCTGATCATCGGCGTGCTGCTCGCCGTCCTGGGCGTCAGCCTCTGGTTCCAGAAGCACGTACGCACCTTCGCGGGCGTCGCGGCGATCCTGCTGGGACTGGTGTCCCTTCCGGTGTCCAACTTCGGCGGTTTCATCGTCGGCTTCCTCCTCGCCCTCGTCGGCGGGGCGATGGCCGTGGCCTGGGTGCCGGGCGAGCCGCTCACGCCGCCGGCGCCGGGAGTGCCCGCGCAGGAGAGCGATGCTCCCGAGGCCGCGGGCCCGGCGGTGTCGTTCGCCAAGGACGCCCCGCCCGCCGCGGACAGCGACCCCGGCACCGCGGTGCCCCAGCCCGTGCACGACCTCGGCGAGCCGAACGATCTGTCAGGAACGATCCCGGTCAACGGGGCGAACGGGAGGCACAGTGCCGGCTGACGAGGTGACCCACGGGATGGACGTGGACGCGTCCCGTGTGAGAACCGGGCCGCGCCACGCGGCACCCAAGAAGCCGCTGTTCACCAGGCTCCACGTGCCGGCCGGCAAGGCGATAGCCCTGGCGGCCATGCCGACCGCGGTCCTCATGGGGATGGGGTTCACACCCACGCTCGCGCTGGCCGACGACCAGCCCACGTCCAGGAGCCTGACGGCCGACGAGTACAAGGACTGCCTCACGGCACTGGAGGACGGCGCCTCGGCGTCGGACGGCCCCTCGCCGTCCGCCTCGCCGAGCGACGGCTCCGAGGACCCGTCCGACGACTCCACGGACTCCCCGGACACCGGCACCGCCGAGCCCAGCCCGTCCGCCTCCCCGGGCGGCGACGGCTCCTCGGGCGGCGACGGCCCGGGATCCCCGGACGACTCCCCTTCGCCGGATTCAGGTTCCGGCGACGAGGCCGACCCCGCCCCCGCGCCCTCGGCCTCCGCCTCCGCCTCGCCGGAGGGGGACGGCGGCTCGGCGTCCGGCACCGGCACCGCGTCGCCCTCGCCCTCCGAGAGCGACGGCAACCTGCTGGAGGAGATCGGCGACGCGATCACCGGTGTCTTCACCGGCGGCACCAAGGCGACGGAGAGCGCGAGTCCGAGCCCGTCCGCGACCCCGTCCGCGTCGGAGAGCCCGGCCGGTTCGGACGGTCCGGCGGGCGCCGGCAAGGACCTCGACGCCGTCGAGGACACGGCCGAGAAGGTCACCGACCCGGTCGGCGACACCGGGAAGGACGCCACGGACAGCGCGTCCGAGGCGGCCGAGGACACCACAGAGGCCGTCGAGGAGCCTGCCGCGAGCGCCTCCCCGGACGCCACGTCCTCGCCCAGCCCGTCCGCGAGCCCCTCCACGGACGCGGAGGACTGCCCGGTCGCCACGGAGGCGGAGAGCGGCATCGACAACGCCGTCCCGCTGCCGGACGCGCCCTGGTACCTGAACGCCAGCTCGCTGACGCTCAAGGGCGCCGACTACAAGGGCGTCGTCGAGGTGAAGACCGCCGGCGGCCAGGTCAAGAAGGTCCTGAAGTACGTCATCTCCGACGGGACCGACATCGGCGACCTGCACCAGACGGTGCAGGACAAGCAGTCCGGGAAGACCTACCACGTGCAGGCGGGCAAGGGCACGACGTCCACCATCCGTGACGGCGACACGATCATGTACACGGAGAGCATCTCCGGGAACCTGTTCGGGCTGATCCCGATCACCTTCGATCCGGAGCACCCGCCGCCGCTGAACATCCCCCTGATCTACTTCACCAACGCGAAGGTCCAGCAGGCCGGCCAGTTCGGCGGCACGCTGACCGTTCCCGGGCTGCACCAGTACACGACCTGACCGGCTGAGCGTCATCGTCGACGGCCTTTTCCGGGAGCCGCCAGAAACTGTGCCCCGCCGGACACCCGTCCGGCGGGGCACAGTCCTGTCCTGCGCGCGGCGGCCCGGGGGTGCACCCGGCGGCAGCCGCTGACCGCGTGGAACGCCGAGGGCGCCCCCTGTCGCAGGGGGCGCCCTCGGCGTCGCGCACAGTCAGCCGCGGCCGGTCAGTTGCCGTCGCCGCCGCCGAGGTGGTGGACGCGGAGCATGTTCGTCGTGCCCGCCACGCCGGGGGGCGAGCCCGCGGTGATGATGACGATGTCGCCCGGGTTGAAGCGCTTGGTCTTGGTGATCTCCTGGTCGACCAGGTCGACCATCTCGTCGGTGCTGTTCACGAACGGCACGACGTGCGACTCCACGCCCCAGCTCAGCGTGAGCTGGTTGCGGGTGCTCTCGTCGGTGGTGAAGGCGATGATCGGCTGGACCGCGCGGTAGCGCGACAGGCGCCGGGCGGTGTCGCCGGACTGGGTGAAGGCCACCAGGCCCCGTCCGCCGAGGAAGTCGGCGATCTCGCACGCGGCACGCGCGACCGAACCGCCCTGCGTACGCGGCTTCTTGCCGGGGACGAGCGGCTGCAGGCCCTTGGACATCAGCTCCTGCTCGGCCGCGGTGACGATCTTCGACATCGTCTTCACGGTCTCGATCGGGTACGCGCCCACCGAGGACTCCGCCGACAGCATGACCGCGTCCGCGCCGTCCAGGATCGCGTTCGCCACGTCGGAGGCCTCGGCGCGGGTCGGGCGGGAGTTGGTGATCATCGACTCCATCATCTGGGTCGCCACGATCACCGGCTTGGCGTTGCGCCGGCACAGCTCGATCAGGCGCTTCTGCACCATGGGGACCTTCTCGAGCGGATACTCGACGGCCAGGTCGCCACGGGCGACCATCACGCCGTCGAACGCCATCACGACGTCCTCCATGTTCTCCACCGCCTGCGGCTTCTCCACCTTGGCGATGACGGGGACCCGGCGGCCCTCCTCGTCCATGACCTTGTGGACGTCGGCGACGTCCTTGGCGTCCCGGACGAAGGACAGGGCGACCAGGTCGCAGCCCATGCGCAGCGCGAAGCGCAGGTCCTCGATGTCCTTCTCGGACAGGGCCGGCACGTTCACGGCCGCGCCGGGCAGGTTGATGCCCTTGTGGTCGGAGACGACACCGCCCTCGATGACGATCGTCCTCACCTTCGGGCCCTCGACCTCGGTGACCTTCAGCTCGACGTTGCCGTCGTTGATGAGGATCTGGTCGCCCTTGGTGACGTCACCGGGCAGGCCCTTGTAGGTGGTCCCGCAGATCTGCTTGTCACCGGCGACGTCCTCGGTGGTGATGACGAACGCGTCACCGCGCTCCAGCTCGACCGGACCCTCGGCGAAGGTCTCCAGCCGGATCTTCGGGCCCTGGAGGTCGGCGAGGACACCGATGGCCCGGCCGGTCTCCTTGGCGGCGGCACGGACGCGGTCGTACCGCCCCTGGTGCTCGGCGTGCGTGCCGTGGCTGAAGTTGAAGCGGGCCACATTCATGCCGGCTTCGATCAGCGACACGAGTTGTTCGTGGGAGTCGACCGCGGGGCCGAGAGTACAGACGATTTTGGAACGGCGCATGGGGCGATCCTATCGGTTTGTTTCGCTACGGAATATTCCGTCTGGCGGAAGATACAAATGGGCGGCTTCGCGCTCAGGCGTGTTACTGCCGTGTATTGCTCGCTGTTCTGCTCAGTCGTTCTTTCCGACCAGCGCGTAGGTCTGTGTGGCGATCTCCAGTTCTTCGTCGGTCGGCACCACGGCGACGGCCACCCGCGCGTGCGCGGGCGAGATCAACCGCGGCTCGTCACCGCGTACGGCGTTGAGCGCGCCGTCCACCGTGAGGCCCAGCTCCTCCAGGCCCGCGACGGCAGCTTCCCGCACGTGACTCGCGTTCTCCCCGACTCCCGCTGTGAAGGCGATCGCGTCCACGCGTCCGAGCACGGCGTAATAGGCGCCTATGTACTTCTTCAGCCGGTGAATGTAGATGTCGAAGGCGAGCTGTGCCTGTTCGTCGCCCTCGTCGACCCGGCGGCGGATCTCCCGCATGTCGTTGTCCCCGCACAGACCGATCAATCCGCTCTTCTTGTTGAGAAGAGTGTCGATCTCGTCCGTGGACATTTTGCCAACGCGCATCAAATGGAAGATGACGGCCGGGTCCATGTCTCCGGAGCGCGTACCCATCACGAGCCCCTCCAAAGGCGTCAGTCCCATGGAGGTCTCCACACACCTTCCGCCGCGCACGGCGGAGGCGGACGCTCCGTTGCCGAGGTGCAGCACGATCACGTTCACCTCCTCCGGGGCCTTGCCCAGCAGTTCGGCCGTGGCCCGGGACACGTACGCGTGCGAGGTCCCGTGGAAGCCGTAGCGCCGGATGCGGTGCTCGTCGGCGGTGCGCACGTCGATCGCGTAGCGGGCGGCCGACTCCGGCATCGTGGTGTGGAAGGCGGTGTCGAAGACGGCGACCTGGGGCAGGTCCGGGCGCAGGGCCTGGGCGGTGCGGATGCCGGTGAGGTTGGCCGGGTTGTGCAGGGGAGCCACCGGGATCAGGCGCTCGATCTCGGCGAGCACCGTGTCGTCGATCACGGTCGGCTCGGTGAAGTGCTTTCCGCCGTGCACCACCCGGTGCCCGATCGCGGCCAGCTGTGGCGAGTCCAGCCCGAGCCCGTCCTTGGACAGTTCCTCCGCCACGGCCTTCAGGGCGGCCTCGTGGTCGGCGATCGGGCCGGTCCGCTCACGGGCCTCGCCCGTGGTCAGCGGCGTGTGGGTGAGCCGGGAGGTCTCCTCGCCGATGCGCTCGACGAGCCCCACGGCCAGCCGGCTGCTGTCCGCCATGTCGAGCAGCTGGTACTTCACCGACGACGAACCGGAGTTGAGGACGAGGACGCGGGACGAGCTCACTGGGCGGACGCCTTCTCGATCGGGGACGGGGCGGAGGACTGGGCCTGGATGGCCGTGATGGCGACGGTGTTGACGATGTCCTGGACGAGCGCGCCCCGGGACAGGTCGTTGACCGGCTTGCGCAGACCCTGGAGCACCGGCCCGACGGCGATCGCGCCGGCCGACCGCTGCACGGCCTTGTAGGTGTTGTTGCCGGTGTTCAGGTCGGGGAAGATCAGCACGCTGGCCTGGCCGGCGACCTTCGACCCGGGCAGCTTGGTCGCCGCGACCGTCGGCTCCACGGCCGCGTCGTACTGGATCGGCCCCTCGATCTTCAGGTCGGTCCGCCGCTGCCGCACCAGCTCCGTCGCCTCGCGCACCTTGTCGACGTCGGCGCCCGACCCGGACGTACCCGTCGAGTACGACAGCATCGCGATCCGCGCGTCCACGCCGAACTGCTCGGCGGTGGCGGCCGACTGGATGGCGATGTCGGCGAGCTGCTCGGCGTTCGGGTCGGGGTTCACGGCGCAGTCGCCGTAGACGAGGACCTTGTCGGCGAGGCACATGAAGAAGACCGAGGAGACGATGCCGGCGTCCGGCCTGGTCTTGATGATCTCGAAGGCGGGCCGGATGGTCGCGGCCGTGGAGTGCACCGAGCCCGACACCATGCCGTCGGCGAGGCCCTCCTGGACCATCAGCGTGCCGAAGTAGTTCACGTCCGAGACCACGTCGTACGCCAGCTCCACGGTGACGCCCTTGTGGGCGCGCAGGGCCGCGTACTTCTCGGCGAAGGCGTCCCGCAGCTCGCTGGTGGCCGGGTCGATCACCTGGCAGTCGCCCAGGTCGATGCCGAGGTCGGCGGCCTTCTTGCGGATCTGGTCGACCGGGCCGAGCAGGGTGAGGTCGCACACCCCGCGGCGCAGCAGCACCTCCGCCGCGTGCAGGACGCGCGGCTCGGTGCCCTCGGGCAGCACGACGCGCCGCCGGTCCGAGCGGGCCTGCTCCAGCAGCTTGTGCTCGAACATCATCGGGGTGACGCGGTCGCTGCTCGGCGCGGAGACGCGCCGGTTGAGGTCGGCGGTGTCGACGTACCGCTCGAACAGGCCGAGCGCGGTCTCCGCCTTGCGCGGGGTGGCCGCGTTCAGCTTCCCCTCCAGGGAGAAGAGCTCGGCGGCGGTGGGGAAGCTGTTGCCGGCCACCGACAGCACCGGGGTGCCGGGGGCGAGGCGGGCGGCCAGGGTGAGGATGTCGTCGCCCGGGACCTCGCCCAGGGTGAGCAGCACGCCGGCGATCGGCGGGGTGCCGGCGCTGTGCGCGGCCAGCGAGCCGACGACCAGGTCGGCGCGGTCGCCGGGGGTGACCACCAGGCAGCCCGGGGTCAGGGCGCCGAGGAAGTTCGGCAGCATCGCGCCGCCGAAGACGAAGTCGAGCGCGTCCCGGGCCAGCCCCGAGTCGTCGCCGAGGACGACCTTGGCGCCGAGGGCGTGCGCGATCTGCGCGACGGTCGGCGCGGACAGGGCGGGCTCGTCCGGGACCACGGAGCAGGGCACCGGGAGGCGGTTCGCGAGCCGCTCGGCTATCTCGTCCCGGTCGGCGCGGGCCACCCGGTTGGTCACCATGGCGAGGACGTCGCAGCCGAGGCCGTCGTAGGCGCGATAGGCGTTGCGGGTCTCGGCGAGCACGGACTCCGCGGTCTGGCCCCGGCCGCCCACCACCGGGATCACGGAGGCACCGAACTCGTTGGCCAGCCGGGCGTTGAGGGCGAGTTCGTCCGGGAACTGGGTGTCGGCGAAGTCGGTGCCGAGGACCAGGACGACGTCGTAGTCCCGGGCGACCCGGTGGAAGCGGTCGACGAGCCCCGACACCAGCTCGTCCGCGCCGCGCTCGGCCTGGAGGGCGGAGGCCTCGTGGTAGTCCATGCCGTAGACCGTCGCCGGGTCCTGGGTCAGCCGGTACCGGGCCCGCAGCAGCTCGAACAGGCGATCGGGGCCGTCGTGGACGAGGGGACGGAACACGCCGACCCGGTCGATCTGCCGGGTCAGGAGCTCCATGACCCCCAGTTCGACGACCTGGCGGCCGTCGCCGCGGTCGATACCGGTCACGTACACGCTGCGGGTCACGCGTGTTCTCCGTTTCGTCTTCGGGTGCTCGGGCGGCCATAAAAAGCGCCCACCGAGGTGAGCGGAACCCTCTTGACAATACCTCTCGCGATAGATAAGGCGCCCGTCAACAGCGGATGCGGCACCGTCCGGTGGGGCATGAAACAATCGGATCTGGCTCACCGGTATCAACAGCGAGCAGGAGACACAGCACGATGCGTATCGGAGTTCTCACCGCAGGCGGCGACTGCCCCGGCCTGAACGCCGTGATCCGGTCGGTCGTGCACCGAGCGGTCGACAATTACGGCGACGAGGTCATCGGCTTCGAGGACGGGTACGCCGGTCTCCTCGACGGCCACTACCGCACCCTCGACCTCGACGCGGTCAGCGGCATCCTGGCCCGCGGCGGCACCATCCTCGGCTCCTCCCGTCTCCAGCGCGACCGTCTGCGCGAGGCCTGCGAGAACGCGTACGACATCGCGCGCGACTTCGGGATCGACGCGCTGATCCCGATCGGCGGCGAGGGCACGCTGACGGCGGCGCGGATGCTGGCCGACGCGGGTCTGCCGGTGGTCGGTGTCCCCAAGACCATCGACAACGACATCTCGTCCACCGACCGCACCTTCGGCTTCGACACCGCCGTCGGCGTCGCCACGGAGGCGATGGACCGTCTGAAGACCACCGCCGAGTCCCACCAGCGTGTGATGGTCGTCGAGGTCATGGGCCGGCACGCGGGCTGGATCGCCCTGGAGTCCGGCATGGCCGCCGGCGCCCACGGCATCTGCCTGCCGGAGCGGCCGTTCGACCCCGCCGACCTGGTCAAGATGGTCGAGGAGCGCTTCGCCCGCGGCAAGAAGTTCGCGGTGATCTGCGTCGCCGAGGGCGCCCACCCCGCCGAGGGCTCCATGGACTACGGCAAGGGCGACATCGACCAGTTCGGCCACGAGCGCTTCCAGGGCATCGGTACGGCGCTGGCGTAC carries:
- a CDS encoding MarR family transcriptional regulator; translated protein: MPKPLSLPFDPIARADELWKQRWGNVPSMAAITSIMRAQQILLAEVDAVVKPYGLTFARYEALVLLTFSKAGELPMSKIGERLMVHPTSVTNTVDRLVKSGLVARRPNPNDGRGTLATITEKGREVVDAATRDLMAMDFGLGVYDAEECAEIFAMLRPLRVSAHDFDED
- a CDS encoding DUF3817 domain-containing protein, which produces MKKSVLTRYRVMAYVTGVLLVLLTLGVIAKYLLDMDGADGFTRVVGIAHGWLYILYLVFAFDLGSKAKWPVAKQIWVLLAGTVPTAAFFVERKISREVEPLITEGAPVAAKA
- a CDS encoding methylmalonyl-CoA mutase family protein, which gives rise to MDADAIEEGRRRWQARYDASRTREADFTTLSGDAVEPVYGPRPGDRYDGFERIGWPGEYPFTRGLYPTGYRGRTWTIRQFAGFGNAEQTNERYKKILANGGGGLSVAFDMPTLMGRDSDDPRSLGEVGHCGVAIDSAADMEVLFQDIPLGDVTTSMTISGPAVPVFCMYLVAAERQGVDPGVLNGTLQTDIFKEYIAQKEWLFQPEPHLRLIGDLMEYCAAGIPAYKPLSVSGYHIREAGSTAAQELAYTLADGFGYVELGLSRGMDVDVFAPGLSFFFDAHVDFFEEIAKFRAARRIWARWMRDVYGAKSDKAQWLRFHTQTAGVSLTAQQPYNNVVRTAVEALAAVLGGTNSLHTNALDETLALPSEQAAEIALRTQQVLMEETGVANVADPLGGSWYVEQLTDRIEADAEKIFERIRERGLRAHPDGRHPIGPVTSGILRGIEDGWFTGEIAESAFRYQQALEKGEKRVVGVNVHTGSVTGDLEILRVSHEVERDQVRALGARRSARDDSAVRSALDAMLAAARTGGNMIEPMLEAVRAEATLGEICGVLRDEWGVYTEPAGF
- a CDS encoding TetR/AcrR family transcriptional regulator yields the protein MQSRTSVPRAAGRPRSPTADTAILAATRAALVELGWSKLTLGDVATRAGVAKTTLYRRWAGKNELVVDAVAELFDELELPDCGTLAADIEGVVLQFAAILARPEAKSGLMAVVAESTRDDALRERIRASIVDRQKRLVLEGRRRAQRRGELPPASDPREAARTVDLIFDVVAGAVVHRTLVSAEPADEEWVRGFTRVLLLGLSGAGAEGTAGTGTGTGTD
- a CDS encoding tetratricopeptide repeat protein — protein: MQPRNMSMSGVVDLAAVKAAQEAKAKAEQARAEAARQGGGPGGISPADLVIDVDEAGFEQDVLQRSAEVPVVIDFWAEWCQPCKQLSPVLERLAVEYNGRFLLAKIDVDANQMLMQQFGVQGIPAVFAVVAGQALPLFQGAAGEAQIRQTLDQLVQVAEQRFGLTGLVVDPDAEPGAVAETAPAPTPAGPYDALLEAAVHALDAGDFGGAVQAYKNVLADDPGNTEARLGLAQAELLQRVQGLDAQQVRKEAAEKPGDPEAQIAAADLDLVGGHVEDAFGRLIDTVRRTAGDDREAVRVRLLELFDVVGADDPRVAAARRALARALF
- a CDS encoding DUF6230 family protein; translated protein: MESQVRGGTRWKRFAVVMVPSVAATACIGIALAQGALAASFSVSGQSFKVTADRIEGTGFSQYGAIDSGYTLDGKKTAHPVAVSAFEKASITNMCQSVVTPNIPLLGSVSLTLSAGGKGTPVQADNLYIDVEELEANATFENIDIGVAGKDLSKGPGIKSGDTANPFGFGQQATRATLTDVKQTAWATTAGTFKLSGLKMSLSKGVKECY
- a CDS encoding DUF6114 domain-containing protein, whose amino-acid sequence is MSAETPAAPGRDEHYLRVFQRNFRAWRGTRPFWAGLFVLLAGLPIAYFPYANLQIGHLTLTMATTAGAGSLIIGVLLAVLGVSLWFQKHVRTFAGVAAILLGLVSLPVSNFGGFIVGFLLALVGGAMAVAWVPGEPLTPPAPGVPAQESDAPEAAGPAVSFAKDAPPAADSDPGTAVPQPVHDLGEPNDLSGTIPVNGANGRHSAG